The genomic segment GGGTCGAAGAGCTGCGCACGGAAGAACAAGAGAAGGTCGGACTGCACAGTGCTGCACCTGCGACGGAACAACAAGCGCCCGTTTCCGCTGAGGATGTTCCGGCAATACGCAAGGAGTCCGGCATTACGGCGGACCAGCCACCAGTTTCGAAGGAAGCCGCTCAACCCTCTTTGAAGAGAAGTACCGACGAAGGCCAGGCCAGGCGCAACACGAAGTATCGGCCAAGAATCGACGGCGTGCCTTCCGACATTTTTTCGCCTGGGCCGACGAACGACTTTGTGACGGCAGAACCGTTAGACAACTTCGCACAGACAAACGAGCCGAACGCCACCTTCGGGTCCGATGAATTCGTGTCCGTATCCGAAACGGGAGTATCCGCTTCTGACGTCGCGAAAAAAGAAGAGGCCGAGCGCGATGCGGCAGCGCCCTCGAATGTCACCGTCTCCAATCAAAAGACCACGGCAAATGAAGCGCCCTCCCCTGCCTTCAACCGGGAGGCACGCTACGATAGACTGCTAGAGCAGCGTCTGCCAGGCAAACCGAAGCCGCTCGTTTATACGGACGATCTGGCGGATGCTTCCGTCGCGGAAAGCAAACTTGCGCCTCGCGCCGTTCGTACTTCCCACATCGATAGCGAGGCGGTTACAACGGCGCAGTTGGCCGATTACGCCGTTTCTCAAATCAAGCTGGCCGACCGATCGGTGAGCGGGCAGAAGATTGCGCAAGAGACGATCACGGGCGAGCATTTGGCCAAAAACGCTGTCTCGGGCCAAAAGCTGCGCGACAAGTCCGTCACGGGCGACAAGCTGAAGGACGGCAGCATCACTTCGGAGAAGCTGGCCGACCGGATCATCAGCGGCGACAAGCTCGCCGAGCGTTCTATTGAAGCCAAGCACCTGTCGTTATCGATCATCACGTCCGAGCTGCTGCAGGAGCAATCGATCACATCGGACAAAATCAAGCGCGGGTCCGTGCTGACTGAAAACCTGGCGCACGAAAGCGTGGATACCGCCAAACTTGCGGACGGCGCCGTGACCGGCTTGAAGATTCGCGATGGCGCGATAGGTGCAGCGAAGATCGCCGCAGGCGCCATCGGAGCCGAGCACCTGACGGCGGGGCTTATTCTGGCTGACCATGTCGCGAACGGAACGCTGCAAGGCAAGCATATCGCGGCCGGCGCGATCGGCGGCGATCGTCTGGCTAAGGGCGCCGTAAACGCCGACCAACTGGCAGACGGTGCCGTAAACGGCGCCAAAATCGCCGAACGCGCCGTCGGACCGGCGCACCTGGCGGCAGGTTCCGTGCTTGCGGACCAGCTTGCAAATGGGGCGGTAGGTTCTGTGCATCTTGCGGACGGTGCAGTCATCGCACCTAAAATCGCAGGCGGCGCCGTGCAAGGTCCTCATATCGCGCCCGGCGCGATCGAAGCGCTTCACCTCGGCAAAGGGAGCGTCGGCGGCGAACAGCTTGCGATCGGAGCGGTGGATACGGCAGCCATTCGCGTAAACGCGGTAACCGCGGATCAGTTGGCTGACGGCGCCGTCGGCGGGCAGCAGCTGGCCATCCGATCGGTAGCGGCTCATCATCTGAACGATCATGTCGTGACTTCGCTGAAGCTTGCGCCTGAGTCGGTTACGGTCGAAAAGCTCGCGGATTTGTCCGTTTCCGGCGCGAAGCTTGCGGACGGCAGCGTGACCGGCGCGAAAATTGCAGCCGGCGCGGTAAGCAGACCGGCCATCGCCAAAGGCGCAATCGGCGGAAGCGAGCTCGCGGATCGCGCGGTAGGCGAGGTGCATTTGGCTGCTGGCAGCGTACGCAGAGAAGCGATCCAACCAGGCGCGGTCGGTCCGGAGCAGTTGGCCGAAGGCAGCGTCGGACACTCGAAGCTGGCACAAGACGCGATCGGCGCCGAGCAGCTGCGATTCGGGGCGGTCACCGGGGACGCGCTTGCCGAGGGGGCCGTGTCGGAGCACCATTTGACGAACGACAGCGTGGGCACGGATTCGCTCATCGCGGGCTCGGTCACGGCCGACAAACTGGCCGAATCGAGCGTGACGGCCGGCAAGCTGGCAAACGACGCCGTGGAAGCCCGTCATTTGAGCGTGGGAAGCGTGAATGCCGCAGCGCTCGCAGAGGGGGCAATAACGTCCGAAAAGCTCAGTGAGGGCAGTGTAACGCGCGAAGCGCTGGCGGAACGTGCCGTAGGCTGGGCGCAGTTGGACGCCATGAGCGTCGGAGAAGCGCAGCTGCAGTCGGAAGCTGTGAGGGGGATCCATATCGGCAGAGGTGCGGTATCTCTCCGCCACCTGTCGTCCGATATGCTGAAAATTGCAGCGCTGGCGGAGAGCCGTATCGATGCTGAACGGATCGAGGAGGCTGCTGTTACGGCCTACCATCTTCGTTCCAATGCCGTAACGGCCGAGAAGCTGGCCGCAGGCTCGGTGACGTCCGATAAGCTCGCTGACGGCATCGTAAACGAGGAGAAGCTAGCTGACGGCGCAGTAACGGTCGACAAACTTGCCGACGCAAGCGTCACGGCTTCGAGCATCGCGAACGGCGCCGTCGGCCGCGTGCATTTGGGATCCGGCGCTGTCGGTCCCGGTCAGTTGGATCCGATTCTGCTTGCAGCGATCGCGGAGGCGGGTGCGCCGATCGGCGCGGAACGCTTGCAGGCGAATGCGATAGGCGCCGCCCAGCTGCAGAACGGGGCGGTCACTTCGAGCAAGCTGGCGGAAGGCAGCGTGGGCTCGTCGGCGCTGGCCGAGGGCAGCGTCACAGCCGACAAACTTGCTCCGGGCAGCGTTGAATCGGCGGCACTTGCGGAAGACAGCGTGACATCCGATAAGCTGGCTTCCGGCAGTGTCGGTTCGTCGGCGCTGGCAAAGGGCAGCGTGACGTTCGGCAAGCTGGCCGCCGATAGCGTGGATTCGGCAGCGCTGGCCGACGGCAGCGTAGTTTCGAGCAAGCTGGCTGCTGGTAGCGTAGGCGCCTTCGCCTTAGCCGATGGCAGCATTACGTCGAGCAAGCTGGCCTCGGGAAGCATAGATGCGGCAGCTCTGGCTGCGGGCAGCGTAGACGCAAGCAAGCTGGCTGCGGATAGCGTAGGGACTGAAGCGATGGCGGATGGCAGCGTCACTTCCAATAAGCTTGCCGTCGGCAGCGTGGATGCAGCTAAGCTGGCCGCAGGCAGTGTGACCGCAGGCAAACTGGCCGCGTGGAGCGTCGAATCCGTATCATTGGTCGACGGCAGCGTAATCGCGAGCAAGCTGGCAGCAGGCAGCGTGAACGCGGCAAAGCTGGCCGACGGCAGCGTGAACGAAGCGAAGCTGGCCGACGGCAGCGTTACGTCGAGCAAGTTGGCAGAAGGCAGCGTGGATACGGCGGCGTTGGCAGACAACAGCGTGAACGAAGCGAAGCTGGCGGATGGCAGCGTAACGGCGAATAAGTTGTCGGCAGGCAGCGTGGATGCGGCGGCGTTGGCAGACAACAGCGTTGATGAAGCGAAGCTGGTGGATGGCAGCGTAACGGCGAGCAAGTTGGCAGAAGGCAGCGTGGATGCGGCGGCGTTGGCAGACAACAGCGTTGATGAAGCGAAGCTGGCGGACGGTAGCGTCACGTCGAGCAAGTTGGCTGAAGGCAGCGTGGATGCGGCGGCGTTGGCGGTCAACAGCGTGAACGAAGCGAAGCTGGCCGATGGCAGCGTTACGTCGAGCAAGTTGGCTGAAGGCAGCGTGGATGCGTCGGCGTTGGCGGACAACAGCGTGAACGAAGCGAAGCTGGCGGATGGCAGCGTTACGTCGAGCAAGTTGGTTGCAGGCAGCGTAGATGCGTCGGCGTTGGCGGACAACAGCGTGAACGAAGCGAAGCTGGCCGACGGCAGCGTTACGTCGAGCAAGCTGGCTGCAGGCAGCGTAGATGCGTCGGCGTTGGCGGACAACAGCGTGAACGAATCGAAGCTGGCCGACGGCAGCGTTATTTCGAGCAAGCTGGCTGCAGGCAGCGTAGATGCGTCGGCGTTGGCGGACAACAGCGTGAACGAAGCGAAGCTGGCTGACGGCAGCGTAACGTCGAGCAAGTTGGCCGCAGGCAGCGTGGAATCGGTGGCGTTGGCAGACAACAGCGTGAACGAAGCGAAGCTGGCGGATGGCAGCGTGAACGAAGCGAAGCTGGCCGACGGCAGCGTAACGGCGAATAAGTTGTCGGCAGGCAGCGTGGAATCGGCGGCGTTGGCAGACAACAGCGTGAACGAAGCGAAGCTGGCGGATGGCAGCGTGAACGAAGCGAAGCTGGCCGACGGCAGCGTAACGGCGAATAAGTTGTCGGCAGGCAGCGTGGAATCAGCGGCGCTGGCGGACAATAGCGTTAATGAAGCCAAGTTGGCGGATGGCAGCGTCACGTCGAGCAAACTGGCTGCGAGCAGCGTGGATGCGGCGGCGTTGGCGGACAACAGTGTGAACGAATTGAAGCTGGCCGACGGTAGCGTCACGTCGAGCAAGTTGGCGGCAGGTAGCGTGGGTGCAACGGCCCTGGCCAATGGCAGTGTATATGCTGAGAAATTGGCAGACGGCGTTGTAACGACGAGCAAGCTTGCAGTAGGCAGTGTAGATTCGGAAGTCCTTGCTGATGGCAGTATAATTTCTGCAAAATTGGCAGACGGCATCGTGACGTCGCGCAAATTGGCAGCGGGCAGCGTGGGTTCATCGGCTCTGGCGGACAACAGCGTAAACGAAGCGAAACTGGCCGACGGCAGTGTGACGACGAGCAAGCTGGCAGCAGGCAGCGTAGAATCGTGGGCTCTGGCGGACAACAGCGTAAACGAAGCGAAACTGGCCGACGGCAGTGTGACGACGAGCAAGCTGGCAGCAGGCAGCGTAGAATCGTGGGCTCTGGCGGACAACAGTGTAAATAAAGAGAAGCTGGCCGACGGCAGTGTGACGACGAGCAAGCTGGCAGCAGGCAGCGTGGACTCGTCGGCTCTGGCGGACAACAGCGTAAACGAAGCGAAGCTTGCCGACGGCGCCGTGACGACGAGCAAGCTGGCAGCAGGCAGCGTGGACTCGTCGGCTCTGGCGGACAACAGTGTAAATAAAGAGAAGCTGGCCGACGGCAGTGTGACGACGAGCAAGCTGGCAGCGGGCAGCGTGGGTTCATCGGCTCTGGCGGACAACAGTGTAAATGAAGAGAAGCTGGCCGACGGCAGTGTGACGACGAGCAAGCTGGCAGCAGGCAGCGTGGACTCGTCGGCTCTGGCGGACAACAGCGTAAATGAAGAGAAGCTGGCCGACGGCAGTGTGACGACGAGAAAGCTGGCAGCAGGCAGCGTAGACTCGGGGGCTCTGGCGGACAACAGCGTAAACGAAGCGAAGCTGGCCGACGGCGCCGTGACGACGAGCAAGCTGGCAGCAGGCAGCGTAGAGTCGTGGGCTTTGGCGGACAACAGCGTAAATGAAGAGAAGCTGGCCGACGGCAGTGTGACGACGAGCAAGCTGGCAGCAGGCAGCGTGGACACGTCGGCGCTTGCCGACGGCAGCGTGACGCCAGAAAAACTCGCCGTGAACTTCGGAGCTTTTGCCTTGGACGCGGGCAGCGTGACGGCCGATAAGCTGGCTCCTGGCAGCGTCGATACGTCTGCGATCGCATACTTTGCGGTCGGTACGAATCACCTTGAAAACAGCGCCGTCACCTTCGACAAGCTGGCGGCCGCGAGTGTCGGCAACATCCACATCGAGGAGCGGTCGGTCGACGGCGGCAAGCTGGCCGAAGGCAGCGTGAATGCTGGTCATATAAGTCAAGGCGCTATTATGGCCTATCACCTGAGCGAAGGCTGCGTCGAGCGGGAAGCGCTCGGCGAATGGAGCGTCACCGCAAACAAGATTGCGCCTGGCTCAATCGGCTGCGAGCAACTGGCCGACGGCGCTGTCAGCGCCAATAAATTACAGGACGAGAGCGTTAATAACGCGCATCTGGCGACCGGCGCCGTTACCTTCGACAAGCTCGCGCCAGAGGTTGGCGGTCTGCTCTCGGATCTGAGCGGCGCGCTCCAGACGACGAAGCTGCAGCTCGCGCAAACGGAGATCCAGCCTGCAACGCCGGCGCTTCCGATGCTTGCTGTCGCGGCGGCCGTTCCCGGCGTCGGTCTGGCATTCGGTCATGTCGACTATGCGTTTGGCGGCATTGAGGACCGCATCGAAGTTTCCGTCTCGTTCGAAGCTCCATACGCGGACGATGCGTATGTCGTCTTCGCGATGGCCGACCATCCGGGCTGCATCTGCTCGCTGAAGGAGAAATCGGCGGATAAGGCGACGTTCGACGTCTGCCGCACGCGTCTGACACCCGCCCCGAACGGCCGCATCCAATGGCTGGCCGTCGGCAATAAAGCGAACTGATACGTGTCCGCTCGCAAGCCCTCGCCCCGCATACAGGCGGCGAGGGCTTTTCGCCGTCCCCCCTTTTTTCACAAATGGTACGGGCTCTTGTCTCTCGTACAAGTGCCGTTGCGTATGGACACGTTGCACATATGATGTCCTGTACACTGCTGCCTGACAGGGGGGGATTCGATGAAGCACCGGACCGGTAGCGGCAGACCCGCAAGTCCCAAGCGCATCCGGCAGCTTGTCCGCCGAAATCGGGCTCGCCCAGCTCGCCTGGGACGGGCGCCAGGCAAGGCATCGCGCGCGGCGGCGACGCGTCCTGCGACTGATTCTCGCGCGCAAACGACCCGGACAGGCGCTCGCGGAGAGGAAGCGTGGCGGCCGCCCGCAGTATCGGTCATCATTCCGGTGATGAACGAGAAGCGGACGCTGGCGCGCGTCATCAGGGAAGCGTACCGCGTTCATCCGCGTACCGAAGTCATCGCCGTGCTAAACGGTTCCACCGACGGCTCCCTGGCCATCGCCCGTGCGAGCGGCGCGCGCGTCCTCGTATTCGACCGTCCTCTCGGCCATGACGTTGGCCGGGCCGTCGGCGCGCGTGAGGCGTCCGGCGACACGCTGCTGTTCATTGACGCCGATATGGTCATTCCCGCCGCCCGGCTGCGCGCGTTCGCGAACGCGATCGAACGGGGCACGGATATCGCCCTGAACGATTATTCCGGTCCGCGCAAGCGTCCGGTCGTACACAATGTCATCCTGGCGAAGCATGCGCTGAACGCGCTGCTCGGCAGGCCGGATCTTGAGGGGGCGTCCATGACCGCGGTGCCTCATGCAATCAGCCGCCGCGCGTTGGCCGCGATCGGCGCGGAGGCGCTGGCGGTGCCGCCGCTCGCGATGACGAAGGCGCTCCATGCCGGCATGACCGTCAAGCGGGTGCGGCATATCGACGTGGGCATGCTGAACAGGCCGCGGACGAAGCGCGAGCGTACAGGATCGCTCGAGCCGCTTATTATCGGGGATCATCTCGAGGCGATCGGCTGGTGGCTGAAGAGCGACGGAACCGCCGGGCAGCCGCCGCAAGAAACGACCCCGCGCGGAGGTGACGGCGCATGAGGAGAAGAACCGCTTTGAGAGGCGCCAGGCCCGCGCGAAAAAGAGTCTACCGACGTATAACCGCTGCGCGCGGACGTTTCTATAAAGGAGTCACCAAAGGAGTTGCCAAAGGAGTCACCAAAGGAGTTGCCAAAAGATTTCTCAAAAGAGTCGCCAAAAGAGTTGTCAAAAGAGGCGTCGCTTCCGCGGATATGACGGGCAAGGACGCCATGCACTGGCGGCACGAAGGCGCAGTCGACGGCGCCGCGTGGCGCTCGGCCCATCCGGACGGCACACTCGAGGCGCTAAGCGATTACGCGCAGCGAACATGGGCGGAAAAAGCGAACCGACATGCGGAGGCAGGAGCTGCGGGGCGAATGCGGTTCTATCGATACGGCCCGGCTTATGCCGCCGGCATCCGTCAGGGCACCGGCATGGCGATGCAGCGCGAGCTGCTGCCTCTGCAGGGTTCGGCTTCCGCCGTCTTATATGCCAATGGCAGGGCGGCGCCGCTGCAGGCGGTGCTGGCCGAGCTTGAACGGCTGCCGCTCCAAGAGATTGTTGTCGTGCTGGGAGCGGATGCCGAGCCGG from the Cohnella hashimotonis genome contains:
- a CDS encoding glycosyltransferase family 2 protein, with translation MKHRTGSGRPASPKRIRQLVRRNRARPARLGRAPGKASRAAATRPATDSRAQTTRTGARGEEAWRPPAVSVIIPVMNEKRTLARVIREAYRVHPRTEVIAVLNGSTDGSLAIARASGARVLVFDRPLGHDVGRAVGAREASGDTLLFIDADMVIPAARLRAFANAIERGTDIALNDYSGPRKRPVVHNVILAKHALNALLGRPDLEGASMTAVPHAISRRALAAIGAEALAVPPLAMTKALHAGMTVKRVRHIDVGMLNRPRTKRERTGSLEPLIIGDHLEAIGWWLKSDGTAGQPPQETTPRGGDGA
- a CDS encoding WIAG-tail domain, with the translated sequence MKRSTDEGQARRNTKYRPRIDGVPSDIFSPGPTNDFVTAEPLDNFAQTNEPNATFGSDEFVSVSETGVSASDVAKKEEAERDAAAPSNVTVSNQKTTANEAPSPAFNREARYDRLLEQRLPGKPKPLVYTDDLADASVAESKLAPRAVRTSHIDSEAVTTAQLADYAVSQIKLADRSVSGQKIAQETITGEHLAKNAVSGQKLRDKSVTGDKLKDGSITSEKLADRIISGDKLAERSIEAKHLSLSIITSELLQEQSITSDKIKRGSVLTENLAHESVDTAKLADGAVTGLKIRDGAIGAAKIAAGAIGAEHLTAGLILADHVANGTLQGKHIAAGAIGGDRLAKGAVNADQLADGAVNGAKIAERAVGPAHLAAGSVLADQLANGAVGSVHLADGAVIAPKIAGGAVQGPHIAPGAIEALHLGKGSVGGEQLAIGAVDTAAIRVNAVTADQLADGAVGGQQLAIRSVAAHHLNDHVVTSLKLAPESVTVEKLADLSVSGAKLADGSVTGAKIAAGAVSRPAIAKGAIGGSELADRAVGEVHLAAGSVRREAIQPGAVGPEQLAEGSVGHSKLAQDAIGAEQLRFGAVTGDALAEGAVSEHHLTNDSVGTDSLIAGSVTADKLAESSVTAGKLANDAVEARHLSVGSVNAAALAEGAITSEKLSEGSVTREALAERAVGWAQLDAMSVGEAQLQSEAVRGIHIGRGAVSLRHLSSDMLKIAALAESRIDAERIEEAAVTAYHLRSNAVTAEKLAAGSVTSDKLADGIVNEEKLADGAVTVDKLADASVTASSIANGAVGRVHLGSGAVGPGQLDPILLAAIAEAGAPIGAERLQANAIGAAQLQNGAVTSSKLAEGSVGSSALAEGSVTADKLAPGSVESAALAEDSVTSDKLASGSVGSSALAKGSVTFGKLAADSVDSAALADGSVVSSKLAAGSVGAFALADGSITSSKLASGSIDAAALAAGSVDASKLAADSVGTEAMADGSVTSNKLAVGSVDAAKLAAGSVTAGKLAAWSVESVSLVDGSVIASKLAAGSVNAAKLADGSVNEAKLADGSVTSSKLAEGSVDTAALADNSVNEAKLADGSVTANKLSAGSVDAAALADNSVDEAKLVDGSVTASKLAEGSVDAAALADNSVDEAKLADGSVTSSKLAEGSVDAAALAVNSVNEAKLADGSVTSSKLAEGSVDASALADNSVNEAKLADGSVTSSKLVAGSVDASALADNSVNEAKLADGSVTSSKLAAGSVDASALADNSVNESKLADGSVISSKLAAGSVDASALADNSVNEAKLADGSVTSSKLAAGSVESVALADNSVNEAKLADGSVNEAKLADGSVTANKLSAGSVESAALADNSVNEAKLADGSVNEAKLADGSVTANKLSAGSVESAALADNSVNEAKLADGSVTSSKLAASSVDAAALADNSVNELKLADGSVTSSKLAAGSVGATALANGSVYAEKLADGVVTTSKLAVGSVDSEVLADGSIISAKLADGIVTSRKLAAGSVGSSALADNSVNEAKLADGSVTTSKLAAGSVESWALADNSVNEAKLADGSVTTSKLAAGSVESWALADNSVNKEKLADGSVTTSKLAAGSVDSSALADNSVNEAKLADGAVTTSKLAAGSVDSSALADNSVNKEKLADGSVTTSKLAAGSVGSSALADNSVNEEKLADGSVTTSKLAAGSVDSSALADNSVNEEKLADGSVTTRKLAAGSVDSGALADNSVNEAKLADGAVTTSKLAAGSVESWALADNSVNEEKLADGSVTTSKLAAGSVDTSALADGSVTPEKLAVNFGAFALDAGSVTADKLAPGSVDTSAIAYFAVGTNHLENSAVTFDKLAAASVGNIHIEERSVDGGKLAEGSVNAGHISQGAIMAYHLSEGCVEREALGEWSVTANKIAPGSIGCEQLADGAVSANKLQDESVNNAHLATGAVTFDKLAPEVGGLLSDLSGALQTTKLQLAQTEIQPATPALPMLAVAAAVPGVGLAFGHVDYAFGGIEDRIEVSVSFEAPYADDAYVVFAMADHPGCICSLKEKSADKATFDVCRTRLTPAPNGRIQWLAVGNKAN